In Lathyrus oleraceus cultivar Zhongwan6 chromosome 2, CAAS_Psat_ZW6_1.0, whole genome shotgun sequence, the DNA window TTTAGCACTACAATAATACTTGCTCGATTTAAAACCTAATCTTGGCGTGAAAGAAAATTTGAATAGCCCACCAGGTGGGAGTATCGATACGCCTAGATCTTCTCCTTCTCTTTCGTAGCAATGAAGGGCTAATTCTTTGTTATCAGATAAACGATTGGTGACCTCTATATTTACGTGACTGTGTACGAATTTTGCTTCAGATACAGATACTAGCAATAAAACAAGTGATATAGAAACAACAATTCTCATCAACATTTGAGACATGGTGTATATAATGTGTGTGTCTAGGCATTACCTACATCTCTTTTTATAGgcacttcttcttcttttttttttttttacatgTATATTCCTAAAATATCCTTTCCAAATGAATATTTTAAATTTGGCTTTACATCTAgtgtattatatatatatatatatatatatatatatatatatatatatatatatatatatatatatatatatatatatatatatatatatatatatatatatatattgtccAGATACATTAGTTATTTAATTtatctaaaaaataattttttcttttaaataaaaTCAGAGAGAATATTGAACTACTTTATTAAAgtataattattttattataattatttgtattttattttaaaagtgtaaaattttttaattcaattatttGATTCTTTAATAAAAACACTTTTTTCtcacataaaaataaaaatattaaaaataaaaataaaggtaAAGTAAAAGTCATATATTGGATCCTCTCCAAATTTTCCTCTCATGCCCTCTCTTATGTGCAATTCTAAATCATTTGATTAATCCAACTGTTAAAATgcaagaaaaagaaaaaatatattatttaaagAATAGAGAGAAATGTATCagttttaatttttaatttattttttgaTGTACTAAATAACTTAACTTTAGAGAACAAAATACCATAAAAAAATCCACATCACTTCATATAATTTGTTGCTTAAAGCACgttattctttttattttaatatttttt includes these proteins:
- the LOC127123081 gene encoding S-protein homolog 4-like, which translates into the protein MSQMLMRIVVSISLVLLLVSVSEAKFVHSHVNIEVTNRLSDNKELALHCYEREGEDLGVSILPPGGLFKFSFTPRLGFKSSKYYCSAKWDGSNLKWFDMWSMGRDGREGLLIKWDVTEKQACRFEQKTGYYSLCVVYNQ